The following coding sequences lie in one Apium graveolens cultivar Ventura chromosome 1, ASM990537v1, whole genome shotgun sequence genomic window:
- the LOC141708762 gene encoding protein FAR1-RELATED SEQUENCE 5-like: MDLRLKFKLAIVIKTTRYMVVYMFVGFMEKVSSPRVVKIKRRREVLPKSECKVRMYVNYQKKKRHWEVTSLELVHNHGLVSPSKMNLVQRERHVNTATRSLIKTLYGSGVRNCQVMNVIGNIHGGNDKVGFNVQHVRNVLRDERMKRFEISDAQAGLDLLHRLNEESGSKYFIRTEVDEENRLKCLVWIDPRCIMAYQNFGDVMAFDTTYRTNRYAMPFVPFTGVNHHYQSVIFGFALMRDEHASTFEWILRT, encoded by the coding sequence ATGGATTTGCGATTAAAATTCAAGCTAGCCATCGTAATAAAGACAACGAGATATATGGTCGTTTATATGTTTGTAGGCTTTATGGAAAAAGTGTCGTCACCGAGAGTAGTCAAAATAAAAAGGCGTAGAGAGGTTCTTCCTAAAAGCGAGTGCAAGGTGAGGATGTAtgtcaattatcaaaagaaaaaacgTCACTGGGAGGTAACTAGCCTTGAATTGGTACACAACCACGGTCTTGTTTCCCCTAGTAAGATGAATTTGGTACAACGAGAAAGACATGTCAACACCGCGACCCGTAGTTTGATAAAAACGCTTTATGGTTCGGGGGTTCGTAATTGTCAAGTGATGAATGTGATTGGTAACATTCATGGAGGTAATGACAAAGTTGGTTTCAATGTTCAACATGTTAGGAATGTGTTAAGAGACGAGAGGATGAAAAGGTTTGAGATTAGTGACGCCCAAGCGGGGTTAGACTTGTTGCATAGGTTGAATGAAGAAAGTggttctaaatattttattaggaCCGAAGTCGATGAAGAGAATCGCTTGAAGTGTCTAGTATGGATTGATCCGAGATGTATAATGGCTTACCAAAATTTTGGCGATGTTATGGCTTTTGATACCACTTATCGGACAAATAGGTATGCAATGCCATTTGTCCCATTTACCGGAGTCAATCATCATTATCAATCGGTAATTTTCGGGTTTGCATTGATGCGGGATGAACACGCGTCGACTTTTGAGTGGATTCTTCGTACTTGA
- the LOC141708769 gene encoding protein FAR1-RELATED SEQUENCE 5-like encodes MASAIAVVLPNTTHLLCSWHISQKFPEKLAHYYSAFPEFKTDFNNCIYKSLTECVFEARWASFVEKYHLQDHKWLKGLYELKHKWIPAYTRNKFSAFQNSTSRSEGMNSFFDKYVSSATGLKEFIENAQKALARQFMREKEEDYVTINLKRPMKLHTTLEYHASCIYTKEMFRRFQDELVESSKYFVEKDRRASEEGERMGDVYTYYSCYRPMSEPTRRNVYFVAFEKASSLGMCTCRMLEHLGLPCRHLLAVFTKKRVSEISPYYINRRWTMHADRVDGVLPYNLDVGQSHEMTSTDRFNSMTMLTMSFSQSSIASKERYDYAVGVMNREIPILEKMSVDGIKSYESNSQAPNASAHEETILDLIMSQTKGRKKDVRFKSPIESIGKKEKPPRRCTYCQMEGHDKRKCASRLEDLKNVQESQYN; translated from the coding sequence ATGGCAAGCGCTATTGCGGTTGTACTCCCGAATACTACCCATTTATTGTGTTCTTGGCACATTAGTCAAAAATTCCCGGAGAAATTAGCTCATTATTATTCGGCTTTTCCGGAATTCAAGACGGACTTCAACAATTGCATTTATAAATCTCTCACTGAATGTGTTTTTGAAGCTAGATGGGCGTCGTTTGTGGAAAAGTATCACTTGCAAGATCATAAATGGTTAAAGGGGTTATATGAGTTGAAGCACAAGTGGATTCCTGCATATACTAGAAACAAATTTTCGGCGTTTCAAAATAGTACATCGAGGAGTGAGGGGATGAATTCTTTCTTTGATAAGTATGTGAGTTCGGCAACGGGTTTGAAGGAATTCATTGAAAATGCCCAAAAAGCATTGGCAAGGCAATTCATGAGGGAGAAGGAAGAAGATTATGTCACCATTAATCTAAAACGTCCTATGAAATTGCATACCACATTGGAGTATCATGCTTCTTGTATCTACACTAAGGAAATGTTTAGAAGATTTCAAGATGAATTGGTCGAGTCTTCAAAATACTTTGTTGAAAAAGACCGACGAGCTAGTGAAGAAGGGGAGAGAATGGGGGATGTTTATACGTACTATAGTTGTTATAGGCCCATGTCCGAGCCTACGAGAAGAAATGTTTATTTTGTGGCATTCGAGAAAGCAAGCTCTTTGGGAATGTGTACGTGTAGAATGCTTGAACATTTGGGGCTACCTTGTAGACACCTATTGGCGGTCTTCACTAAGAAACGGGTTTCGGAAATTTCCCCGTATTACATAAACCGGAGGTGGACAATGCATGCCGATAGAGTTGATGGTGTGTTGCCTTACAATTTGGATGTTGGACAAAGTCACGAGATGACCTCAACCGATCGATTTAATAGCATGACAATGTTAACCATGAGTTTTTCTCAAAGTAGCATTGCATCCAAGGAACGGTATGATTATGCCGTTGGAGTGATGAATCGAGAAATACCAATTCTCGAAAAAATGAGCGTTGATGGAATTAAATCTTACGAAAGCAATTCGCAAGCTCCAAATGCAAGTGCTCATGAAGAAACAATTCTTGACCTTATTATGTCCCAAACTAAAGGGAGGAAGAAGGACGTTCGTTTCAAAAGTCCAATAGAATCGATTGGTAAAAAGGAGAAGCCGCCAAGAAGGTGCACTTATTGTCAAATGGAAGGCCATGATAAAAGGAAGTGTGCTAGTAGACTAGAAGATCTTAAAAATGTTCAAGAATCGCAATATAATTAG
- the LOC141721381 gene encoding ubiquitin-like-specific protease ESD4 encodes MASRNPGGLSVQDYHVHASAMQSLAPGTWVDDRIIYTYMGLLRTREEEIHTGGIWERKPVYYFMDPYFMVLGKGHVKKIRKVSRVGGDTLQRAWNKALRSFTGFSSATVGPSVLEADYIFIPCCVGDVHWVLFMFGTRRFEGLIIDSMNDEPDYREDIRVVSWLLPRLLHMVHPVEGLDPTSAEVLALPSRPKQRNSNDCGVYVMKYMDYFTQGYDLAEVPNWSQEEVDTFRYRIARELQLGKARGIPGIRMRRRHEAS; translated from the exons ATGGCGTCGAGGAATCCCGGTGGTCTTAGTGTTCAGGACTATCACGTCCATGCATCAGCTATGCAGAGTCTGGCTCCAGGAACATGGGTTGATGACAGGATCATATACACTTATATG GGATTGCTAAGGACTCGGGAGGAGGAGATTCACACTGGAGGTATATGGGAGAGGAAACCCGTCTATTATTTCATGGATCCCTACTTCATGGTTCTTGGGAAAGGACATGTGAAGAAAATCAGAAAAGTATCGAGGGTCGGTGGAGATACATTGCAGAGGGCATGGAATAAAGCATTACGTAGCTTTACCGGGTTTTCCAGTGCTACTGTTGGTCCTTCCGTTCTCGAGGCGGACTACATATTCATCCCATGTTGTGTCGGAGATGTGCATTGGGTTTTGTTCATGTTCGGTACTAGACGATTTGAAGGTCTTATCATAGATTCAATGAATGACGAGCCGGATTATCGTGAGGATATACGAGTGGTG TCATGGTTGTTGCCGAGGCTATTGCATATGGTACACCCAGTCGAGGGGCTTGACCCTACTTCAGCCGAGGTCCTAGCTCTACCGTCCAGGCCAAAGCAACGAAACTCTAATGATTGTGGTGTTTATGTGATGAAGTACATGGACTACTTCACACAAGGATATGACTTAGCTGAGGTACCAAATTGGTCGCAGGAGGAGGTGGATACCTTTAGGTATCGGATAGCCAGGGAGCTTCAGTTAGGGAAGGCAAGGGGGATTCCCGGGATTCGTATGCGTAGGCGTCACGAGGCTTCGTAG